A window of the Oryzias melastigma strain HK-1 linkage group LG11, ASM292280v2, whole genome shotgun sequence genome harbors these coding sequences:
- the LOC118599313 gene encoding relaxin-3 receptor 1-like, whose protein sequence is MSNLDLERMEFFNSVIAGCVGPFCNNSLLIFLNNGSGLETYDDGSPWLRILISVVYFIVATAGVLGNLLVMFLLYSTHTITIGTINFFVFNLAVAHFFFSLALPFWAVDIALDYNWPFGLVTCKAVSLLTGLNVFASCFFLTAMSLTRYCSVATALKPGSSLCSRSCSFPLATAVIWVGALVAAAPRAVFADLKHVGKDTACLLRFPDTTWLGINQLLRVVLGFLLPYATIILSYLLLLRFLCKHKLKGSGSSSRTADISKTVAVVVLSFCACWFPYNVLTLWNVLIHFDVIDISKSFYTAQTYFFPLANCLAFTSSCFNPVIYCLIRKEYRAALRNMVLKLSLAVMSKMPYKMHSEEASGQVGYPAVPLNMYSQTSQTDTCRYEPLSPLPGLETPL, encoded by the coding sequence atgtcaaatcttgACCTGGAAAGAATGGAGTTCTTCAACAGCGTCATAGCTGGATGTGTGGGTCCGTTCTGTAACAACTCTCTGCTCATATTTCTAAATAACGGCAGCGGCTTGGAGACTTATGACGATGGATCCCCCTGGCTCAGAATACTCATCTCTGTGGTTTACTttattgtagccacagctggAGTTCTGGGTAATTTGTTGGTCATGTTCCTCCTGTATTCCACGCACACCATCACCATAGGCACCAtcaacttctttgtttttaatttagctgttgctcattttttcttttctttggccTTGCCGTTTTGGGCGGTGGACATTGCCCTGGACTACAACTGGCCGTTTGGCTTGGTCACCTGTAAGGCTGTTTCTTTGCTCACGGGGCTGAATGTGTTCGCGAGCTGCTTCTTTCTGACGGCCATGAGTCTGACCCGGTACTGCTCCGTAGCGACGGCCTTGAAGCCCGGCTCGTCCCTGTGCTCCAGATCCTGCTCCTTCCCGCTGGCCACCGCCGTCATCTGGGTGGGAGCGCTTGTCGCTGCCGCACCCCGAGCTGTCTTCGCCGACCTGAAGCACGTGGGCAAAGACACGGCGTGCCTGCTCCGCTTCCCAGACACCACCTGGCTGGGGATAAACCAACTTCTGAGAGTGGTGCTGGGGTTTCTGCTGCCCTACGCCACCATCATCCTGTCTTACCTGCTTCTGCTGCGCTTCCTTTGCAAGCACAAACTCAAAGGCAGCGGCAGCTCCTCTAGAACCGCTGACATTTCCAAGACTGTGGCAGTGGTGGTGCTTTCATTCTGTGCATGCTGGTTCCCGTACAACGTCCTCACACTCTGGAATGTCCTCATCCACTTTGACGTCATTGATATCAGCAAGTCTTTCTACACGGCTCAGACGTACTTCTTCCCTCTGGCCAACTGCCTGGCTTTTACCAGTAGCTGCTTCAACCCCGTCATCTACTGCCTGATCAGAAAAGAATACCGTGCGGCTCTTCGCAATATGGTTCTCAAGCTTAGTCTGGCAGTTATGTCCAAGATGCCTTACAAGATGCACTCTGAGGAGGCGTCAGGGCAAGTGGGGTATCCTGCCGTTCCACTCAACATGTATAGCCAGACGTCCCAAACAGACACATGCAGATACGAGCCCCTGTCCCCACTGCCAGGTTTGGAAACCCCTTTATAG